The following are encoded in a window of Sutcliffiella horikoshii genomic DNA:
- a CDS encoding flagellar protein FlgN, producing the protein MSIPTIITLLEKMLTLHAYLYELTVRKEEIVKENKVEELQQITREEKQYTRAIVQLEKQRADLSEGKTVTELAEMGTPEEKTLLHDLKQRLTDTINNIQKQNELNQLLLQQSLQFVTMTLNTLNPQPNAVNYEKPANTKKSVSAPARSLFDSRA; encoded by the coding sequence ATGTCGATTCCAACCATCATTACCCTACTTGAAAAAATGCTTACCTTGCATGCATACCTCTATGAACTCACCGTACGGAAAGAAGAGATTGTAAAAGAGAACAAGGTTGAAGAGCTACAACAGATTACTAGAGAAGAAAAGCAGTATACGAGAGCAATCGTCCAACTGGAGAAGCAACGAGCGGACCTGTCAGAGGGAAAAACGGTTACGGAGCTTGCAGAAATGGGCACCCCTGAGGAGAAAACTCTCTTGCATGACTTGAAACAAAGGCTAACTGATACAATCAATAATATTCAAAAACAAAACGAGCTTAATCAGCTCCTGCTTCAGCAGTCCCTGCAATTTGTCACGATGACTTTGAATACCTTAAATCCGCAGCCAAATGCTGTGAACTACGAAAAACCTGCGAATACGAAAAAAAGTGTCAGTGCCCCAGCGCGCTCGCTGTTCGATTCAAGAGCTTAG
- the flgM gene encoding flagellar biosynthesis anti-sigma factor FlgM: MKINNLGPSGINPYKNQMKQQQAAKANQAKSDQVEISSKAKELQERSQFAEARQEKIAKLKVSVENGTYQVDSKAVANKMIDFYFNK, translated from the coding sequence ATGAAAATAAATAATTTAGGACCTTCAGGGATTAACCCATATAAAAATCAAATGAAACAGCAACAAGCTGCAAAGGCAAACCAGGCCAAAAGCGACCAAGTAGAAATATCGAGCAAAGCAAAAGAGCTTCAAGAGCGTTCCCAATTTGCTGAAGCTCGTCAGGAGAAGATCGCTAAACTAAAAGTCTCTGTGGAGAACGGCACTTACCAAGTAGACTCAAAAGCTGTAGCCAACAAGATGATCGATTTCTATTTTAATAAATAA
- a CDS encoding TIGR03826 family flagellar region protein — translation MSQLDNCPNCGQIYIKNAFREVCETCYKEEEAKYNTVYKYIRQRENRTATMDQVVEDTGVEEYLIIKFIRKGRIQLAHFPNLGYPCDRCGRIIREDKLCQNCKKDIHGQLSQLEREEERERVIREEGKTYHVINKKF, via the coding sequence ATGTCTCAACTAGATAATTGCCCAAACTGTGGTCAGATTTATATAAAAAATGCGTTTCGGGAAGTATGTGAAACGTGCTATAAAGAAGAGGAAGCAAAGTATAATACTGTTTACAAATATATCCGTCAACGAGAAAATCGGACGGCGACGATGGACCAAGTGGTGGAAGACACGGGGGTTGAGGAATATCTGATTATCAAGTTCATCAGAAAAGGTCGGATTCAACTCGCTCATTTTCCGAATTTAGGCTATCCGTGCGACCGTTGTGGTAGGATTATTAGAGAGGACAAGCTGTGTCAGAACTGTAAAAAGGATATACACGGACAGCTTTCTCAATTAGAACGCGAAGAAGAAAGAGAACGTGTAATACGTGAAGAAGGAAAAACATACCACGTTATAAATAAGAAGTTTTAA
- a CDS encoding ComF family protein has translation MKNCLICHGDVSTLFGWGAFLGLQQHTPICEKCESAFQIITGELCRICGRQWAMVAPENRVEDLCSDCFRWEEDPSTAGLLQQNRSVYHYNEHMKEVLARYKFRGDAVLVQVFQKAFRHTFESLWIKDRPILVPIPLSTDRKYERGFNQSLLLAELLLRTPEELLSKTNSEKQSKKARKERMERENTFYVPDTEAVKDKSILLIDDIYTTGTTVRMAAKVLKDAGAKDIYSYTLVRS, from the coding sequence ATGAAGAATTGCTTGATTTGTCATGGTGATGTTTCAACTTTGTTTGGATGGGGCGCATTCCTAGGATTGCAACAACATACCCCCATTTGTGAGAAATGTGAAAGTGCTTTTCAAATAATTACGGGAGAGCTCTGTAGAATTTGCGGGCGGCAGTGGGCCATGGTGGCACCAGAAAACCGCGTTGAGGATTTATGTTCCGACTGTTTCAGATGGGAGGAAGATCCATCCACAGCTGGTCTGCTTCAACAGAATCGGTCCGTTTACCATTACAATGAACATATGAAAGAAGTGTTAGCGAGATATAAGTTTCGCGGGGATGCCGTTCTGGTTCAAGTTTTCCAGAAAGCGTTCCGCCATACGTTTGAATCGTTATGGATTAAAGACCGGCCCATCCTTGTCCCCATACCATTAAGCACAGACCGCAAATATGAACGTGGCTTTAATCAGTCGCTACTTTTGGCGGAGCTTTTACTTAGAACCCCAGAAGAGTTACTCTCCAAAACCAACTCAGAAAAGCAATCAAAAAAGGCGCGTAAAGAGAGAATGGAACGGGAGAATACGTTCTATGTGCCGGACACTGAGGCGGTGAAGGATAAAAGCATTCTCCTAATCGACGACATCTACACAACAGGAACAACCGTGCGCATGGCGGCAAAGGTCCTTAAAGACGCTGGTGCAAAGGATATTTACTCCTACACACTTGTTCGCAGTTAA
- a CDS encoding DEAD/DEAH box helicase, whose translation MLFSQTSNNQLKITNQKSEDIQRISAVPNIPHPPIQTTFPFDQNLQYFLSGKRLLADELPFSHDTLQTHYQNGYIKLDFGVQSTNLGTNNCNRCGNIDQNLFASFNCARCHQKCTYCRHCIMMGRVSECTPLISWSGPRLDTADQDTTLAWDGTLSKGQQLASKKVVEAINNKTSLLAWAVCGAGKTEVLFKGIETALSKGGRVCIATPRTDVVLELSPRLKKVFPQVEVATLYGGSEDRTKNTPLTIATTHQLLRYYRAFDTLIIDEVDAFPYNIDPTLEYAANQARKEDGSLIYLSATPSKKMQRDVRAKKLESVVIPARYHKHPLPVPTLEWCGKWEKRIKKDELPANVSKWVRKHMKNGSPIFLFVPNIDVLEKVTEIFAKEHGELVAGVHAKDKERKEKVDNFRKGNIKILVTTTILERGVTVADVQGGVLGAEDDVFTESALVQIAGRVGRSSQFPRGDVRFFHYGKTNEMGAAVDQIIRMNYNARKGGFFQ comes from the coding sequence ATGCTTTTCAGTCAAACAAGCAATAACCAATTAAAAATCACCAACCAAAAATCAGAAGATATCCAAAGAATATCTGCTGTCCCTAACATCCCGCATCCTCCCATCCAGACAACATTCCCCTTTGACCAAAATCTCCAATACTTCCTCTCCGGCAAAAGACTTCTAGCAGACGAACTTCCATTCAGCCACGACACACTCCAAACACATTATCAAAATGGATATATAAAACTCGATTTCGGAGTCCAATCCACCAATTTAGGCACTAACAACTGTAACCGATGTGGTAACATAGATCAAAACCTGTTTGCTTCGTTTAATTGTGCCCGCTGTCACCAGAAGTGCACCTATTGCCGCCATTGCATCATGATGGGGCGGGTAAGTGAGTGTACCCCACTCATCTCGTGGAGTGGGCCACGACTAGACACCGCTGACCAAGACACCACCCTCGCTTGGGACGGCACCCTCTCCAAAGGCCAGCAACTCGCCTCAAAAAAAGTCGTCGAAGCAATCAACAACAAAACATCCCTCCTCGCCTGGGCGGTTTGCGGTGCAGGGAAAACAGAGGTGCTTTTTAAAGGAATCGAAACGGCATTAAGTAAAGGTGGCCGCGTTTGTATAGCAACCCCAAGAACGGACGTAGTGTTAGAGCTATCGCCAAGATTAAAGAAAGTTTTTCCTCAAGTCGAAGTCGCCACCCTTTATGGGGGCAGCGAGGATAGAACAAAAAATACCCCACTCACCATCGCCACCACCCACCAACTACTTCGTTATTACCGCGCATTTGATACTCTCATCATAGACGAGGTCGATGCTTTTCCTTACAACATAGATCCAACACTTGAGTATGCAGCGAACCAGGCACGAAAGGAAGATGGGAGCCTCATCTACTTAAGTGCCACTCCATCGAAAAAAATGCAGCGAGATGTCCGTGCAAAAAAACTAGAATCTGTAGTGATTCCAGCCAGATATCACAAACACCCACTGCCTGTTCCTACTTTAGAGTGGTGTGGGAAATGGGAGAAACGGATTAAAAAAGACGAACTTCCGGCGAATGTCTCGAAATGGGTCAGAAAACATATGAAAAATGGAAGCCCCATATTTTTATTTGTTCCTAATATCGATGTCTTAGAAAAAGTAACTGAAATCTTTGCAAAAGAACACGGCGAGCTCGTGGCAGGTGTGCATGCAAAAGATAAGGAGCGTAAGGAGAAAGTCGATAACTTCCGAAAAGGAAACATAAAAATCCTGGTGACTACAACAATCCTAGAACGTGGCGTGACGGTAGCGGATGTGCAAGGAGGAGTACTTGGAGCGGAGGATGACGTCTTCACGGAAAGTGCTCTTGTGCAGATAGCTGGAAGGGTTGGCCGCAGTAGCCAATTTCCAAGGGGGGATGTTCGCTTTTTTCATTATGGCAAGACAAATGAGATGGGTGCCGCCGTTGACCAGATTATAAGGATGAACTATAACGCACGGAAGGGAGGCTTTTTCCAATGA
- a CDS encoding DegV family protein produces the protein MKTAIVTDSTAYISAELREKHDIHMIPLNVIFGNESYQEEVDIKVEQFYEEVKNSRELPSTSQPAIGEFVSLFEKLAKDYDAVVSIHLSSGISGTFQGAVAAGDMVDGIEVYAFDSEISCMIQGFYALEAAELAAEGKSPEQIMERLNVMKESDRAYFMVDDLSHLQRGGRLSSAQAIVGSLLQVKPLLHFVDTKIVPFEKIRTRKKAVKRIHDLFDEDASLGVPMRACVIHANREAEAEEMKRELEQKYPHVEFFLSYFGPVIGTHLGEGALGLGWYKR, from the coding sequence ATGAAAACGGCGATTGTTACAGACAGTACTGCCTACATCTCAGCAGAATTACGCGAAAAGCATGACATACATATGATCCCGCTAAATGTAATCTTCGGGAATGAATCGTACCAAGAAGAAGTGGACATTAAAGTAGAGCAATTTTACGAAGAGGTTAAGAACAGTCGCGAACTCCCTTCAACTTCCCAACCGGCAATTGGCGAGTTTGTTTCCCTTTTTGAAAAACTTGCTAAGGACTATGATGCCGTTGTGAGTATTCATCTTTCTAGCGGCATTAGTGGTACTTTTCAAGGTGCAGTTGCAGCTGGAGATATGGTGGATGGGATCGAAGTATACGCATTTGATTCCGAGATCAGCTGCATGATTCAAGGCTTCTATGCATTAGAAGCGGCGGAATTGGCTGCAGAGGGAAAGTCTCCTGAACAAATAATGGAACGATTGAACGTTATGAAAGAATCTGACCGTGCTTACTTTATGGTAGACGACCTTTCTCACTTACAACGTGGTGGACGTTTAAGCAGTGCCCAAGCGATTGTTGGAAGCCTTTTGCAGGTGAAACCACTGTTGCATTTTGTCGATACGAAAATCGTTCCGTTTGAAAAGATTCGTACTCGCAAAAAAGCGGTCAAGCGTATACATGATTTGTTTGATGAAGATGCTTCATTGGGAGTGCCAATGCGCGCGTGTGTGATTCACGCGAATCGTGAAGCGGAAGCTGAAGAGATGAAGAGAGAGCTTGAACAGAAGTATCCTCATGTGGAGTTTTTCTTGAGCTATTTCGGTCCGGTAATTGGAACGCATTTAGGTGAAGGCGCTTTGGGGCTTGGGTGGTATAAGCGATAA